In Pseudobacteroides sp., one DNA window encodes the following:
- a CDS encoding phosphomannomutase/phosphoglucomutase codes for MSSINEGIFRQYDIRGIYNEDLTAKDAELIGKAFGTYIKRKGEIEAVVGKDNRKSSPELFNSLVKGLLDTGINVKDIGVVVSPIFYYATHLYNIKSGIMITASHNPAKYNGFKVQYDGRTLYGEELQDIKRMIQEDDFDSGQGKLTVQSPVKDYISMVKEKIKLPGRRLKVVVDCGNGTAGLFAPKLLKELGCEAIPLYCDSNPDFPNHFPDPVKPENLKDLIKAVKANKADLGVGFDGDGDRLGVVDNQGNIIWGDMLMILFWREILPKHPGTPAIVEVKCSETLVDEVKRLGGQPIFYKTGHSLIKAKMKEINAVFTGEMSGHMFFADEYFGYDDAFYACARLLRILSGSSKSLSELLADVPKTYATPEIRVECTEEEKLFYVGKAKTYFKASGNNIIDIDGVRVQFGDGWGLVRASNTGPELIVRCEARTPERLEQIKKEISDSICPLKVA; via the coding sequence ATGAGCAGTATAAACGAAGGAATTTTCAGACAATACGATATACGGGGTATATACAATGAAGATTTGACGGCAAAGGACGCAGAGCTTATCGGAAAAGCCTTTGGAACCTATATCAAAAGAAAAGGGGAGATAGAAGCTGTTGTAGGTAAGGATAACAGGAAATCCTCTCCCGAGCTCTTCAACAGCTTGGTAAAGGGGCTTCTGGATACAGGCATAAATGTAAAGGATATCGGAGTGGTGGTATCCCCCATATTCTACTACGCCACACACCTATATAACATAAAATCAGGCATTATGATTACGGCAAGCCATAACCCTGCAAAATATAACGGCTTCAAGGTGCAGTATGACGGCAGGACATTATATGGTGAAGAGCTACAGGATATCAAAAGGATGATTCAAGAGGATGATTTTGATAGCGGACAGGGAAAGCTGACTGTACAATCTCCTGTGAAGGACTATATAAGTATGGTAAAGGAAAAAATCAAGCTTCCGGGACGTAGGCTCAAGGTTGTGGTAGACTGCGGCAATGGTACAGCGGGGCTTTTTGCACCCAAGCTTCTTAAGGAGTTGGGCTGTGAGGCTATACCCCTTTATTGCGATTCCAACCCGGATTTCCCCAACCATTTTCCCGACCCGGTAAAGCCGGAAAACCTAAAGGATTTAATAAAGGCTGTCAAGGCCAACAAGGCAGATCTTGGGGTAGGCTTTGACGGGGATGGAGACCGGCTTGGGGTTGTTGACAACCAGGGTAACATCATATGGGGAGACATGCTGATGATCCTTTTCTGGAGGGAGATACTGCCCAAGCACCCAGGCACTCCTGCCATTGTTGAGGTGAAGTGCTCCGAAACACTGGTGGACGAGGTAAAAAGACTCGGAGGGCAGCCTATATTCTACAAGACCGGCCATTCTCTCATAAAGGCAAAAATGAAGGAAATTAATGCAGTATTTACCGGAGAAATGTCCGGACATATGTTCTTTGCGGATGAGTATTTCGGGTATGATGATGCATTCTATGCATGTGCAAGGCTATTAAGAATCCTGTCTGGAAGCAGCAAGTCCTTAAGCGAGCTTTTGGCAGATGTGCCTAAAACCTATGCAACCCCTGAAATCAGGGTTGAGTGCACAGAGGAAGAAAAGCTCTTTTATGTGGGCAAGGCAAAAACATATTTTAAGGCTTCAGGCAATAACATCATTGATATAGATGGAGTTCGTGTACAGTTTGGTGACGGCTGGGGGTTGGTCAGAGCGTCAAATACAGGTCCTGAGCTTATCGTGCGGTGCGAGGCCAGAACTCCCGAGCGTCTTGAGCAGATAAAAAAGGAAATATCCGATTCAATCTGCCCGTTGAAGGTGGCTTAA
- a CDS encoding co-chaperone GroES: MNIKPLGTRVLLKEIESEETTKSGIVLPSNAKEKPYMAEVVEIGPGEVKDGKEIKMVVKKGDRVLYSKYAGTEVKLDNEKYLLAKQDDILAVIE; the protein is encoded by the coding sequence ATGAACATTAAACCGCTGGGTACCAGGGTACTCTTGAAGGAAATTGAAAGTGAAGAAACAACAAAAAGCGGAATTGTGCTTCCGTCCAACGCCAAGGAAAAGCCCTATATGGCTGAGGTGGTTGAAATCGGTCCGGGTGAGGTGAAGGATGGAAAGGAAATTAAAATGGTTGTGAAAAAAGGTGACCGGGTTCTTTACAGCAAATATGCCGGAACAGAGGTCAAGCTGGATAACGAAAAATATCTTTTAGCGAAGCAGGATGATATCCTGGCAGTAATCGAGTAA
- a CDS encoding Hsp20/alpha crystallin family protein, which translates to MFGLVPFERKGRGVQRRNGDYFDIDSIFENFFNDAVLPSFYRNSSQMKVDIRETEREFILEAELAGFCKEDVHIDATEDRLTISVKGKEQKGEAENVYVRKERKALAMERSFAISNIATDKISAKMENGILTVTLPKVEQVQQKTRKIDIK; encoded by the coding sequence ATGTTCGGATTGGTTCCATTTGAAAGAAAGGGCAGAGGTGTTCAAAGGAGAAACGGTGACTATTTTGACATTGACAGCATTTTTGAGAATTTCTTCAACGATGCGGTTCTTCCTTCCTTCTACAGAAACAGCAGCCAGATGAAAGTGGACATCAGGGAAACCGAAAGGGAATTTATTCTCGAGGCAGAGCTTGCAGGCTTTTGCAAGGAAGATGTCCATATAGATGCAACAGAAGACAGGCTTACTATCTCGGTTAAAGGAAAGGAACAGAAGGGAGAAGCTGAAAACGTATATGTAAGGAAGGAAAGAAAAGCGCTGGCAATGGAAAGAAGCTTTGCAATTTCAAATATTGCAACGGATAAGATATCCGCCAAAATGGAGAATGGAATTCTCACCGTTACACTGCCCAAGGTGGAGCAGGTACAGCAAAAAACCAGGAAAATTGATATTAAATAA
- a CDS encoding zinc metallopeptidase — translation MDMYYIILVLSAFIFSLFAQFKVTSIFRKYSDMPNNRYMTGAQASRMLLDRHGLYDVGVEPVPGELTDHYDPRTKTVRLSESVYYSTSLAALGVAAHETGHAVQHAAGYMPLVLRSSLVPVANIGSAVGPYLAMFGLMLNMPYLLQLGIILFIGAVAFYLITLPVEFNASKRAIQMLKGEYVLNYAEVQPVKIVLGAAAMTYVASAAVAMANLIRLVLLAGSRDEEA, via the coding sequence ATGGATATGTATTATATAATCCTTGTATTGTCGGCATTTATATTTTCGTTGTTTGCCCAGTTCAAGGTAACAAGTATATTTAGAAAATACAGCGATATGCCCAACAACCGGTATATGACAGGAGCACAGGCCTCTAGAATGCTCCTTGATCGTCACGGTCTTTACGATGTTGGTGTGGAACCTGTCCCAGGAGAGCTGACCGACCATTACGACCCCAGGACCAAGACAGTAAGGCTGTCAGAGAGTGTATATTACAGCACGTCTCTGGCAGCCCTCGGGGTTGCCGCCCATGAAACAGGACATGCAGTCCAGCATGCAGCAGGGTATATGCCGCTGGTACTAAGGAGCAGCCTTGTGCCTGTTGCAAACATAGGCTCGGCAGTGGGACCGTATCTTGCTATGTTTGGACTGATGCTTAACATGCCGTATCTGTTACAGCTCGGGATCATTCTTTTTATTGGAGCTGTAGCCTTTTACCTCATAACGCTTCCGGTTGAGTTCAATGCCAGCAAGAGGGCTATACAAATGCTGAAGGGTGAATATGTATTGAATTATGCTGAAGTACAGCCGGTAAAGATAGTGCTGGGAGCCGCGGCAATGACATATGTTGCATCTGCCGCAGTAGCAATGGCAAACCTTATTAGGCTGGTGCTTCTGGCAGGAAGCCGGGATGAGGAGGCATAA
- a CDS encoding S1C family serine protease has translation MRFFSKRLLKRGYDNYEKFMNFNSAYRRDGKYDDRSRDGRRVYRTVALVLVCCILTSLMVGGGLYMKLSNDIKELTMLSANQAKADTVIGNRAVNLESALKLASDSGSSVTNIAKKVGPSIVGIRMLTQSPRSWYFDDEMAQSKAEGSGIVITADGYIMTNYHVVQYADPKNSRSKNTTLEVFLADKRQAKAKFIGGDPKNDLAVIKIDMDNLTAAELGDSATLEVGELAVAIGNPLGLEFQGSVTAGVISALNRTVSVDDKTLNLIQTDAAINPGNSGGALVNSRGQVVGINTVKISVSGVEGLGFAIPINDAKPIVDQLMMFGYVKGRPFIGISGREITDAIARQYDLPVGIYILEVTPDSGAAKAGIQKGDILVSIAGKDVRTMKEVDNIKKNYKAGDSVDVTVVRNGSKVKLSLTFSEER, from the coding sequence ATGAGGTTTTTCAGTAAAAGACTCCTAAAAAGAGGCTATGACAATTATGAAAAATTTATGAATTTTAACTCTGCTTACAGAAGGGATGGTAAATATGATGACCGGAGCAGGGATGGCAGAAGAGTATACAGGACTGTCGCTTTGGTGCTGGTATGCTGCATATTGACAAGTCTTATGGTGGGTGGCGGATTATATATGAAGCTTTCCAACGATATAAAAGAGCTAACCATGCTGTCAGCAAACCAGGCAAAAGCGGATACGGTTATAGGGAATAGAGCGGTAAACCTTGAGAGTGCATTGAAGCTTGCATCAGATAGCGGCTCTTCTGTTACTAATATAGCAAAGAAGGTCGGGCCTTCCATTGTTGGTATAAGAATGCTGACACAAAGCCCGCGAAGCTGGTATTTTGATGATGAAATGGCTCAATCCAAGGCTGAAGGCTCGGGGATTGTAATAACCGCAGATGGATATATAATGACTAACTACCATGTTGTTCAGTATGCTGACCCGAAGAATTCGAGAAGCAAAAATACGACACTGGAAGTATTTTTGGCTGATAAACGGCAAGCAAAGGCAAAATTTATCGGTGGCGATCCCAAAAATGACCTTGCGGTGATAAAAATCGATATGGATAATTTGACGGCGGCAGAACTCGGAGACTCAGCAACCCTTGAGGTCGGCGAGCTGGCAGTTGCAATCGGAAATCCATTAGGCCTTGAGTTCCAGGGTTCAGTAACTGCAGGTGTAATCAGTGCTCTTAACAGAACTGTGAGCGTTGATGACAAAACCTTGAACCTGATCCAGACGGATGCTGCCATAAATCCTGGCAACAGCGGCGGTGCTCTTGTCAATTCAAGAGGGCAGGTTGTTGGAATCAATACAGTGAAAATATCGGTTTCAGGTGTTGAGGGACTTGGATTTGCCATTCCCATCAACGATGCGAAGCCCATTGTCGACCAATTGATGATGTTCGGGTATGTCAAGGGCAGACCGTTTATAGGTATATCAGGAAGAGAAATTACAGATGCAATTGCACGCCAGTATGATCTTCCGGTAGGTATCTACATTCTTGAGGTTACACCTGACAGCGGTGCTGCTAAAGCAGGAATTCAAAAAGGAGATATTCTTGTTTCAATAGCAGGCAAGGATGTACGCACCATGAAAGAGGTGGACAATATCAAGAAGAACTATAAAGCGGGAGACAGTGTAGATGTTACGGTGGTCAGAAATGGCAGTAAGGTGAAGCTTTCGCTAACCTTCTCAGAAGAACGCTAA
- a CDS encoding DnaJ C-terminal domain-containing protein → MQYKDYYSILGLDKNASQEDIKKAYRKLAKKYHPDTNPGNKQAEEKFKDVNEAYEVLSDPEKRKKYDNFGNEYNFQNGYDFDPSQFGFGKNVKYEFRTGGGMDHSDFFNMFFGGGGFGFDSFFDHAGVNNRSRRSSYHGEDIEAELEIIPEEGFQGVEKRISIRGQGGTKSLSFKIPKGVRDGERVRLQGQGEAGFNGGQNGDLFLTLRIKPSERFTLEGNDLTMTVNIMPWDAALGSETAVDTIDGRILVKIPAGIQTDSKIRVSGKGYVDRTGRRGDLYLKIRIVNPSHLTNEMKELYEKLRQASRVRAM, encoded by the coding sequence ATGCAGTACAAGGATTACTACAGCATCTTAGGACTTGATAAAAATGCTTCCCAGGAGGATATAAAAAAGGCCTACAGGAAGCTTGCAAAAAAATATCACCCTGATACCAATCCCGGAAACAAGCAGGCAGAGGAAAAATTTAAGGATGTCAACGAGGCATACGAGGTCTTGAGTGACCCTGAGAAGAGAAAAAAATACGATAATTTCGGTAATGAATACAATTTCCAGAACGGCTATGATTTTGACCCGTCACAGTTCGGGTTTGGAAAGAATGTGAAGTATGAGTTCAGGACAGGCGGGGGAATGGATCACAGCGACTTCTTCAATATGTTTTTTGGAGGAGGAGGCTTTGGCTTTGACAGCTTTTTTGACCATGCAGGTGTAAATAACAGGAGCAGACGGTCTTCATATCATGGGGAAGATATTGAGGCGGAATTGGAAATCATTCCCGAGGAAGGTTTTCAAGGAGTGGAAAAAAGGATATCTATCAGGGGACAGGGTGGAACAAAAAGCCTTTCGTTTAAAATCCCCAAGGGTGTGAGAGACGGAGAAAGGGTAAGACTTCAAGGGCAAGGAGAGGCAGGCTTTAATGGAGGACAAAACGGAGATTTATTTCTTACCCTCAGGATAAAGCCCAGTGAACGCTTTACTCTTGAGGGTAACGATTTGACAATGACAGTGAATATAATGCCGTGGGATGCTGCCCTGGGCAGCGAAACAGCGGTTGATACCATAGATGGCAGGATTTTAGTAAAGATACCGGCAGGAATACAAACCGACAGCAAAATACGTGTTTCAGGAAAAGGGTATGTGGACAGAACAGGCAGAAGAGGAGATCTATACCTCAAAATACGGATTGTAAACCCAAGCCATCTGACCAACGAAATGAAGGAGCTTTATGAAAAGCTCAGGCAGGCATCAAGGGTCAGGGCTATGTAA
- a CDS encoding glycosyltransferase family 4 protein: MVSNRIRNVAFLSTYPSRECGLATFTQDLVRELDNVSLLNKPKVIAVSNNDYSYSDRVIMELWQHDRESYINTAEAINNSNIELLVIEHEYGIFGGEAGEYILDLVDNLQIPFVTTLHTVLPRPSEKQREILELLGEKSAKIITMAKNTKPILEKVYGIDPSKIEVIHHGVPYRILESRDTLKEKQGLSGRSVVSTFGLLSPGKGLEYGIEAIAKVAKEHKDIVYLILGQTHPCVKKESGEEYREKLMELVDRLGIKEHVWFVDKYLSKDEIIHYLQLSDIYMTPYLGKDQAVSGTLAYAVGYGRVIVSTPYSYAKEMLSEGRGLLAEFNDAHSLARHIKYVLKNPEAKKEMERRTLSVGRTMMWGNVANHYTKLFIDTLEEMKLVGSMVV; encoded by the coding sequence ATGGTTTCAAACAGAATACGGAATGTGGCATTTTTAAGTACTTACCCTTCAAGGGAATGCGGACTTGCAACCTTTACCCAGGACCTTGTAAGGGAGCTTGATAACGTTAGTCTTTTAAATAAGCCAAAGGTTATCGCCGTGAGTAATAATGATTACAGCTACAGCGACAGGGTTATCATGGAGCTTTGGCAGCATGACAGGGAAAGCTATATCAACACAGCAGAGGCTATTAACAATTCAAATATAGAGCTTCTTGTAATAGAGCATGAGTACGGCATATTTGGTGGAGAGGCAGGCGAATACATACTTGACCTGGTTGACAACCTGCAAATACCATTTGTCACCACACTTCACACAGTACTTCCCAGACCTTCTGAAAAGCAAAGGGAAATACTGGAGCTGCTTGGCGAAAAAAGTGCTAAGATTATCACTATGGCAAAAAATACAAAGCCTATCCTTGAGAAGGTTTATGGTATAGACCCGTCAAAAATAGAGGTGATACACCATGGTGTACCCTACAGGATTCTCGAGTCAAGAGATACTCTGAAAGAAAAGCAAGGTCTTTCGGGTCGTAGCGTTGTCAGCACCTTCGGACTTTTAAGTCCAGGCAAAGGGCTGGAATATGGCATAGAAGCCATTGCAAAGGTGGCTAAGGAGCATAAGGACATTGTCTACCTGATTCTTGGACAGACACACCCATGTGTAAAAAAAGAGTCGGGCGAAGAATACAGGGAAAAGCTGATGGAATTGGTAGACAGGCTAGGAATAAAGGAGCATGTATGGTTTGTAGATAAATACCTTTCAAAGGATGAAATTATACACTATCTCCAGTTGTCGGACATCTACATGACACCGTACCTTGGAAAAGATCAAGCAGTCAGCGGAACCCTGGCTTACGCTGTCGGGTATGGAAGGGTCATAGTATCCACACCTTACAGTTATGCAAAGGAAATGCTTTCAGAGGGCAGAGGACTTCTGGCAGAGTTTAACGATGCCCATTCACTGGCAAGACATATCAAGTATGTATTAAAAAATCCAGAAGCTAAAAAGGAAATGGAAAGACGGACCTTGAGTGTTGGCAGGACTATGATGTGGGGTAATGTTGCAAATCATTATACAAAGCTCTTTATAGATACTCTTGAAGAAATGAAGCTTGTGGGCAGCATGGTGGTATGA
- a CDS encoding putative ABC transporter permease, giving the protein MWGGFYDTVIYFMLYAFVGWVVEVAYAAYKEKRFVNRGFLAGPICPIYGFGALLILGLDRFIKSGSMPFYMSIASAVVITTFLEYVTGYVMEKLLDIKAWDYSGEVLNLHGRICLKFSLFWGILAYVQLTVLQPVLSIYVNAAAQPIKQIIAVLLLGMIIIHTAKALVRMDTVRQSIGDFKISAYFHRQKSFKV; this is encoded by the coding sequence ATGTGGGGCGGCTTCTATGATACTGTCATCTACTTTATGCTGTATGCGTTTGTTGGCTGGGTTGTTGAGGTTGCCTATGCTGCTTACAAGGAAAAACGGTTTGTAAACAGGGGTTTTCTGGCCGGACCCATATGTCCCATCTATGGATTTGGAGCTCTATTGATTTTGGGGCTTGATAGGTTTATCAAGTCCGGGTCAATGCCTTTTTACATGAGTATAGCTTCAGCAGTAGTTATTACAACCTTTCTGGAGTATGTAACAGGATACGTTATGGAAAAGCTCCTGGATATCAAGGCTTGGGATTACAGTGGAGAGGTATTGAACCTGCATGGCCGGATTTGCCTTAAGTTTTCCTTGTTCTGGGGAATTCTTGCATATGTGCAGTTGACAGTCCTGCAGCCTGTGCTCTCGATATATGTGAATGCAGCAGCTCAGCCAATCAAGCAGATTATTGCCGTGCTGTTGCTTGGTATGATAATAATCCATACCGCTAAAGCATTGGTCAGAATGGATACCGTAAGGCAGAGCATTGGTGACTTTAAAATATCGGCGTATTTTCACAGACAGAAGTCCTTTAAAGTGTAG
- the groL gene encoding chaperonin GroEL (60 kDa chaperone family; promotes refolding of misfolded polypeptides especially under stressful conditions; forms two stacked rings of heptamers to form a barrel-shaped 14mer; ends can be capped by GroES; misfolded proteins enter the barrel where they are refolded when GroES binds): protein MAAKIIAFDEKARRSIEAGVNKLADAVKVTLGPKGRNVVLEKKYGSPTITNDGVTIAKEIELEDPYENMGAQLVKEVASKTNDIAGDGTTTATLLAQAIVREGLKNVASGANPIILKKGMEKAVEKAVESIKKNSQKLKGKDDMAFVATISSGDEKIGQLIADAMEKVTAEGVITIEENKASDTIIEVVEGMQFDKGYVSPYMVTDNEKMEALLEDPYILITDKKINNVQDLLPALELVVKNGGKMLLIAEDVEGDALATLVVNKLRGTFTCVAVKAPGFGDRRKEMLRDIAILTGGEVISEEVGMNIKEIKLEWFGKAKSVKVQKENTIIVNGAGNSKAIRDRVESIKKQIELTTSSYDKEKLNERLAKLAGGVAVIRVGAATETEMKEKKYRVEDALNATRAAVEEGIVPGGGTAYINTLPDIKELVNTLHGDEKTGASIILRALEEPLRQIAINAGIDGSVIVEKVKNNDKGIGFDAAKEEYVDMFKAGIVDPVKVTRSALQNAASVAAMILTTESAVAEKPEKKKAPSMPAGDMDY, encoded by the coding sequence ATGGCTGCAAAAATAATTGCATTTGATGAAAAGGCGAGAAGATCCATTGAAGCAGGTGTAAACAAGCTTGCAGACGCCGTCAAGGTTACCTTGGGACCCAAAGGAAGAAATGTGGTGCTGGAGAAAAAATACGGTTCTCCTACCATTACCAACGATGGTGTTACCATAGCAAAGGAAATTGAGCTGGAAGACCCTTATGAGAATATGGGGGCGCAGCTTGTAAAGGAGGTTGCCAGCAAAACAAATGATATTGCCGGTGACGGAACAACCACAGCTACACTTCTTGCACAGGCTATTGTGAGGGAGGGGCTTAAAAATGTTGCCTCCGGGGCTAATCCCATTATATTGAAAAAGGGAATGGAAAAGGCAGTTGAAAAAGCGGTTGAAAGCATAAAAAAGAACAGCCAGAAGCTGAAGGGCAAGGATGACATGGCTTTTGTAGCCACCATCTCATCAGGGGATGAAAAAATTGGCCAGCTTATTGCAGATGCAATGGAAAAGGTAACAGCAGAGGGAGTTATCACCATTGAAGAGAACAAGGCATCTGACACCATTATTGAAGTTGTCGAGGGAATGCAGTTTGACAAAGGTTATGTATCTCCCTATATGGTTACAGACAATGAAAAAATGGAGGCTTTACTGGAAGACCCATACATCCTCATTACCGACAAAAAGATAAACAATGTTCAGGATTTGCTTCCTGCCCTTGAGCTGGTAGTAAAAAACGGCGGCAAAATGCTCCTGATCGCAGAGGACGTGGAAGGGGATGCACTGGCAACCCTTGTGGTCAACAAGCTTCGTGGCACATTCACCTGTGTGGCTGTGAAAGCACCGGGCTTTGGTGACAGAAGGAAGGAAATGCTTCGGGATATTGCTATCCTTACAGGCGGTGAAGTCATATCAGAAGAGGTTGGCATGAACATAAAGGAAATCAAGCTAGAATGGTTTGGTAAGGCGAAATCTGTCAAGGTGCAAAAGGAAAACACCATTATTGTAAATGGTGCAGGAAATTCCAAGGCCATCCGTGACAGGGTGGAATCCATCAAGAAGCAGATCGAGCTTACCACCTCAAGCTACGACAAGGAAAAGCTCAACGAAAGACTGGCTAAGCTTGCGGGAGGTGTAGCTGTCATCAGAGTGGGAGCAGCTACCGAAACAGAAATGAAGGAAAAGAAATACAGGGTGGAGGATGCCTTGAATGCAACCAGGGCTGCTGTGGAGGAAGGTATTGTTCCAGGCGGCGGTACAGCATATATCAATACACTTCCAGACATCAAAGAGCTGGTTAACACTCTCCATGGGGATGAGAAGACTGGAGCGTCCATCATACTCAGGGCTCTTGAAGAGCCTCTCCGCCAGATTGCAATAAATGCCGGGATTGATGGCTCAGTTATTGTTGAAAAAGTGAAGAACAACGATAAAGGAATAGGCTTTGATGCGGCTAAGGAAGAGTATGTGGATATGTTCAAGGCCGGTATTGTAGACCCTGTCAAGGTTACAAGGTCTGCGCTACAGAATGCGGCTTCGGTGGCAGCTATGATTCTGACTACCGAAAGTGCTGTAGCTGAAAAGCCTGAGAAGAAGAAAGCACCTTCTATGCCTGCTGGTGATATGGATTATTAA
- a CDS encoding Hsp20/alpha crystallin family protein, with amino-acid sequence MSSLIPFERKNNGVQRKNGSLFDLFDMDRVFENFFNDTVFPSHFNNSGQMRVDISENDREYILEAELPGVKKDEINLEVHDDRLTISVKKDEKAEEKKDNYLRRERRTSSMVRSFSIENIISDKITAKHENGILTLILPKKEETKPKGRKIDIS; translated from the coding sequence ATGTCAAGCTTGATACCGTTTGAAAGGAAAAACAATGGAGTACAAAGAAAAAATGGCAGTCTGTTCGATCTCTTTGATATGGACAGGGTATTTGAAAATTTCTTCAACGACACGGTTTTTCCATCTCACTTCAATAACAGCGGACAGATGAGAGTGGACATCAGTGAAAATGACAGGGAATATATCCTTGAGGCAGAGCTGCCAGGGGTTAAAAAGGACGAAATCAACCTGGAGGTTCATGACGACAGACTGACAATCAGCGTGAAGAAGGATGAAAAGGCAGAGGAAAAGAAGGATAATTACTTAAGAAGGGAAAGAAGAACAAGCTCCATGGTCAGGTCTTTTTCCATTGAGAATATTATCAGCGACAAGATTACGGCAAAGCATGAAAATGGTATTCTCACACTGATACTCCCAAAAAAGGAAGAAACCAAACCCAAGGGAAGGAAAATCGATATTTCATAA
- a CDS encoding glycosyl transferase, producing the protein MMGRLYISEVLKDDHIFRLTDDTGMLQHSKYSIPDPNHGYTTDDNARALIMALMLYGRYEKKKYLDLVYRYASFILNAQNKEGKFKNFMSYDRKWLEEEGSEDCFGRCLWALGFALFNEYTPKGVKYGLAHILKNAMPHVTSLNSPRAKAYSIIGLSHLEGEDARRLVFEAAQSLCRQYEEYRDGDWKWFENIVAYCNNVLPWSLISAYRATGEKRFLDIAEESLEFLGGVTFKDGYFKPVGCNGWLLKGGHPAEFDEQTVEACEGVLTYLEAYEATGKKKYLHKAKSCHAWYEGVNSKGISLVDSETGGCYDGLTQQGVNLNMGAESLVSYVISYMKISEVNV; encoded by the coding sequence ATGATGGGAAGGCTTTATATTAGTGAAGTTTTGAAGGACGACCACATCTTCCGGCTAACCGATGATACCGGAATGCTGCAGCACTCAAAATATTCCATTCCAGACCCGAACCATGGCTATACAACTGATGACAATGCCAGAGCATTGATTATGGCACTGATGCTGTATGGCAGATATGAAAAGAAGAAATACCTTGATCTTGTTTATAGGTATGCATCCTTTATATTAAACGCACAAAATAAAGAGGGCAAATTTAAAAACTTTATGAGCTATGACAGGAAATGGCTTGAGGAGGAAGGCTCGGAGGATTGCTTTGGTAGATGTCTGTGGGCGTTGGGATTTGCGCTTTTCAATGAATATACCCCTAAAGGGGTTAAGTACGGGCTTGCACATATACTAAAAAATGCGATGCCTCATGTGACTTCTCTCAATTCACCAAGGGCAAAGGCATATTCCATCATAGGTCTTTCCCACCTTGAAGGCGAAGATGCGAGAAGGCTTGTTTTTGAAGCAGCTCAGTCCCTTTGCCGCCAGTATGAGGAGTACAGGGACGGAGATTGGAAGTGGTTTGAGAATATTGTAGCATATTGCAATAATGTTCTTCCATGGTCGCTCATATCTGCTTACAGGGCTACAGGAGAAAAGAGATTTCTTGATATAGCCGAGGAAAGCCTGGAGTTTCTTGGCGGGGTAACCTTTAAGGATGGATATTTCAAGCCTGTAGGCTGTAATGGATGGCTTTTGAAGGGAGGGCACCCGGCTGAGTTCGATGAGCAGACGGTGGAAGCCTGTGAAGGAGTTTTAACCTATCTGGAGGCTTATGAAGCAACCGGAAAAAAGAAATATTTACATAAGGCGAAAAGCTGTCATGCATGGTACGAGGGTGTCAACTCCAAGGGAATCAGCCTTGTCGACAGCGAAACGGGAGGCTGCTATGACGGACTGACCCAGCAGGGTGTAAACCTGAATATGGGAGCGGAAAGCCTTGTTTCGTATGTAATATCGTATATGAAAATATCTGAGGTTAATGTGTGA